The region GGTCGTCGTCACCTCGAGTTCCGAGTCGTGGGATCGTACCATGTCCGCAATGGTCTCCACTGCATCTTCTGCGTCGTCTTCGAACGATGCGTACATCGACTCCGCCGCGTCGGTGATGCCCTCCCAATCGCTGTGAACGGCGACAACCGAGAGCACGTGCACGTCCGCCCCGGTCCGTGACGCGAGCGCAATCGCGTGTTTCGCTCCCGCGAGGGCACCCTCACTATCGTCCGTCGGTATCAGTATCGAATCGATAAGCCGGTTCATAGCTGTCCTTCGTGACTTCACCGCTGTAGCGGATAATTGTAGGGGGGCACAGAACATCGGTGGTAGTCGAGGCCTCGTCCGCGTGGTCACTGGCCGTGGTCCAGTTCGTCGGCGAGTACGTCGAGCAACTCCACGAGTTGTCGGGGCAACAGGAACTGCTTGCGAACGTGTTCGCGGGCGTTCTCGCCGAACTTCGCTCGGCGACCATCGTCCTCGAGCAGGTCGACGACGCGCTCGCCGGCACCTATTGCGTCGTCAGGATCGACCAGATAGCCGGTCTCCCCGTCGACGATTTGTAACGGGATGCCGCCCACGTTGGATCCCACGACCGGCGTCCGTTTCCAGAGCGCTTCCGAGACGACCAGACCGAACCCTTCACGCAGCGACTTCTGGACGACGACGTCCGACTCGCGTTGGAGGACGTTCACGCCAGTGTCCGGCAGATCGGTCAGCACGTGGACGTTCGGGTCGGCGGTCGCCTCCTCGGCGACCTGTTCGTACAACTCCAGCCCCTCCGGATCGTCGCCGGCCATCCCACCGACCAGTGCTAACTGGAGGTCAGACACGTCCTCGCTGGCCCGACGGTACGCCTCGAGCGTGCCGAATTGGTCCTTCCACGGATCGAACCGGGAGATCTGCGTGACGAGCGGGTCCTCGAACGAGAGGGGGTCCAACCGGTCGGACACGTCTGCGACCGCCTCCGCGTCGAGCGACCGGTTTTTCTCCGTTACCGGATCGATCGACGGGTAGATGATGCTCGTTTCCGGAACCGCAGTCTCACCGACGTAGCTGGATCGACTGAAAATAGCGTGGTCGACCCGCGCCGTATACTCGGAGACGAACGCGAGATACTCCGGGGCTGGGTCGGTGAGATCGATGTGACAGCGCCAGACAATCGCGGCCTCCGGCATCGTCTCTTCGAAGTGCTCGAGCATACCCAGCGGTTGCGGATCGTGGATCACCACGAGATCGTACGCGTCTTCGTCCTCGAGTTCGATCGCATTTTCCTCGTTGACGGCCCGATAGATCGCTTTCATTGCCTCGGTCAGCGGGAGGCTGTTTCCTTGGAGCGCATTGTGCATCGCCTTGGTCACCTCGAAGAAGTCGTCGTCGGCGTCCATGACGAGCCAGTCGGTGTCGATCTCGAGATCGTTGCACAACGGAACGATCGATCGAAGCAGTTCAGCGACGCCGCCGCCAGTCGCGGTCGAGTTGATGTGCAGGATGCGATCGTCGGCCAGCGTATCGGCGAGCGATCCAAGCCGCTCGAGACGATCAGGACCCGTCACGTCGGTGTACGCGTCGATCGTTCGGTCCGGAAGTGATGGCGCGTGCATCGTCCTAGCCATCGTACAACGACCGGCGGTATCAGTTGCGGGGGGAACGGACGCCTGGTGGACGTATTCGATTAGAAGCATACACAAACATGTCGGGGGTAGAATATGTATCAGAACGTCGCACTACTAGACTAAACACGTTTGATTGAGCACTTCGACTGGCGGTCAATTGTCGAGTGCTGGTTCTGGTGAATCGCAAGACAGCGCCGACCCGATCCGTCAGAACTAGAGAGATGAAGCGGGAAACGGCGGATGGTTCTTGTCCAAGACCTCCCGCGTCACTGAGAAAGTGGTGACGGTGGCTAAACGAATAAGGGTCCGATTCACATCAGTCGATGTCGAGTTCGTACGTCATCTGCGACACGGACCCGGGACCCAGAACTACTCGCCCCTGATCGTCCCGCCGCTTCGGTCCGAATTCGTCGGTGAGAACGGAGTGTGTCGTAGAAAATATCCTCGTTCCCTTCGAGCGTGGCAAGCCTGTCTGGAGACTACATCACGGGGTGCGTTTCGGCACCTGACACGGCGACCCACCCGTTCTCTGCGACAAAGATCCGTTCGTACTCCTCGGGTTCCTGTTCGTCTCCGAAGTGTGTCGTCGCCATAGCGGTTACACATCTAAACGGGATACTAGCTACTCGAGATTTCGATCCCCTCGAACGAGACTTCTTTCTTTAAAACGGTGAGTCCACGTTTTCTACAGTCACCCGGTGTGTGTGTACCCGCCGTCGACGACGAGCGACTCGCCATTGACGTAGCTCGCGAGGTCGCTCGCGAGAAAGAGGGCGGCCCCCGCGATATCGTCGGGCTCGCCGATCCGTCGGGTCGGGATCGCCTGGACGAACTCGCCGAGCGCCTCCGGTCCCATTTGGGCGTCTTCCATCATCGACGTTTCGACACCGCCCGGATGGATCACATTCACGTGAATTCCCTCCGGGCCGAGACGGTGTGCCAGCGCGTACGTCAACAGCCGAAGTGCACCCTTGGAGACGCAGTAGGTGACGTAACCTCCGTTTCCGACGAGACCGGCGGTACTCGAGACGTTGATGATACGCCCGCCGTCGTTCTCGATCATTCGCTCGGCCGCGAGCTGCGAGCCGAAGAACGTCCCCTTCACGTTCACATCCATCAGAGTCTCGTAGTCGTCGGGTGTCACCTCGAGGTACTCCTCCGGTCGGAAGATGCCGGCGTTGTTGACGAGCACGTCGACGCCACCAAATCGATCAGCTTCGTCGATCATCGCCTCGAGATCGTCGAGGCTCGAGACGTCGCAGTCGACGTACGTCGCCGATGCGTCGGTATCGCGCTCTATCAGTTCGTGGGTCGGCGATCCGCCTTCTCGCGGTTCTTCGCGCACATCGGCGACGACGACATCAGCGCCGTGTTCGGCGAACGTCCGCGCGATCGACCGTCCGATTCCGCTCGATGCGCCGGTCACGATGGCCGTCTTCTCCGAGAGCAGGCTCGTCATGTGCTTCCATCTCCCACGTCAAGGTACTTGCTTCTAAAGGGAACAGCGCATAGAGTTGCTCCTCGAGTGAAACGTCAGGTAACTTACTGACACGAGCAATTCGTATCAAATCTTGTACTTCACGATGCTACTGGTTCCGCACTCGGTACACGACTCTTCGTCCGATGAAAAGCAGGTGCCACACCGCCGACATTCGAATATAATTGTTGTTGTTGTCGATGTGAGCCCAACCATTCGCTTCAAAACTCGTATCATAGTTCGTACAAAGTGGGAGTATAGTGGAGTTCGTGGGTTCAGTGGGCAGTGATCGTTCTCAGTTGCACTCGAGAGTAACCGTCAGTCCCACATATACCTCTGCCAACCAAAGCGAAAGTAAACAGCTACGAAACGATCACTGCTCACTCCGAATCCGACTACAGCACACAAAGGTTGTTTCAGAAGCGATACGGAAGACACTCTCGAGGAAAGAGCGACGTTTCGTACTGCACTCATCAGTGGACCGAAGAGGGGGTAATAAGTCAAGTATATTCAGTCAGAACACCAGACCATGACACAAGTTCGCGTGTTAAGCACTGGCGGGACGATTGCGTCGACGAGTGGGCCCGACGGGGCGACGCCGTCGAAAGACGGTGGCGACCTGATCGGAGCCGTACCTGAACTCGAAGGGGTCGCGGATATTGACGTCGAGTCGGTCTCCGACGAACTCAGCTTTCACCTCTCGGTGTCGGATGTCGCCTCGCTCGTCAAATCGGTCGAAGCGGCGGCGACAGACGGTGTCGACGGCGTCGTCGTGACGCACGGAACGGATACGATGGAGGAGTCGGCGTACTACCTCGATTTGGTCACCGACGCGCAGATACCGATCGTCTTCACCGGCGCCCAGCGGCCGGCAGACCATCCGAGTGCGGATGGGTTCGCGAACCTCCTGCAAGCGGTCCGTGTTGCAGCAGACGAGCGCTTTCGAGAGGGGGCCTATATCGCGTTCGCCGATCTCGTCCACGCGGCCAGATGGGTGACGAAGGCTCGAGCGGGTCGTCCGGACGCCTACGCCTCGCCGGCGGGCGGTCCCGTCGCAGAAATTTCGGCCGATGGGATCGGGCTCCGGCGAGAACCCGGGAGCGAGTCGGTGTCACTTCCCAGTACCGACATGACGGCTCGAGTCGACGTAATTCCCAGCGGATTGGGCGTCGACAGCCGGCAACTCGAGCGAGCCGTCGCTAACGATGTCGACGGACTCGTTTTGGCAGGGAGTGGAATCGGGAACACGACACCCGAAATCGGCAATGCTGTCGCCGACGCCGTCGATGCCGGGATTCCGGTCGTCGTTTCGACGCGGTGTCACGACGGGGCCGTGGCAGCTCGATACGGGGGACCTGGTGGCAGCCGGACGCTTCGAGAACACGGAACGATCCCGGCGGGAGAGCTGCCTCCATGGAAGGCTCGAATCAAACTCGGGTTGGCATTATCGGCCTATGACGACCCAGAAGACGTTCGAAGCGCGTTCGAGCGCCAGCGCGGAGTTTCGACGACCGAGTGACGGAGACGAAATCGCTTGCTGTGGTCACGACGTGACGACGACCATTTCGGTCGCCGAATCTGCACCGGTGTCGACTTCGATCGGAAACGACTCGCTTTCGCCCGCGGGATCTCCCGCCTCGAACGGGAGTCGAAGTGTCGCTTCTTCCTCGGGCTCGAGCGTCAGCAGTTCGCTGTCCTCGACGACGGGATCGTGGCCGACGACGAGTTCGACGTCGGTCGTCCCGGTTTCGTCACCGACGTTACGAACAGTCGCTTCGGTTTCGATGGTCTCTCCAGCACTGACTGGTGCGTTCGTCGACAGCTCCTGTACGTCGAACGTCGCTGGTGTGGGTTCAGCGTCTTCCACGACGATCTGAAACTCGGATTCGTCGTCGGCCGTTTCGATCACCCCTGGGAACTCTTCGCTCTCCCCAGCGGGGTCGCCCGCCTCGAACGTCAGCGTGAGCGTCGCCGCGTCTCCGGAATCGAGTTCGACGGACTCACTGTCGGCCAGTTCTGGATCGTGGCCGACGACGAGGTCGACGTCGGTCGTCCCAGTCGAGTCACCCGTATTCTGGATGGTCGCCTCGACTTCAAGCGTTTCACCACTCGAGATGGGGGAGTTAGTGTCGACCGTCTCGATCCCGAATTCCGACTCGGGCGTGGGAAAGCCGAACTCCCAAACTTCTGATTCGACCATGCCGCCAGATTCGTTGAGCACCCAGGCAACCACGCCCTCCGGAACCAACTCGTCCGCGTCCGGGGAGATACTCGCGGTGTCTTCGCGTCCGCTGACCGACGTGACGTCGTAGACGACGTCGGCCGCACGCACCCACCAGACGACCTGATCTAAATTCCCGTCCGAATCGGAGACGGAGACCTCGAACTCGATCGTCTCGTACTCGTCGAGATCCCCTAACTCGTCTTGGGGTGGGCTACTATCGGTGATACTCGGCGAGCCGACACCGTCTGAATCCAGGCTGACGTCCCACGACGTCGTGTACACGTCGCCGTCGTCGTCGACCTCCGCACCGATCTCACCCTCCGATTCGACGGTGTGCAGCCAAATATCTGCACCCTGGTGGTCGATGTACGCGCTCTCCCACGGCCCCATCGAAATATCCTCCCGTTCACCGTCGAGCAACCACTCCGTCGTTTGTCCGAGCCCCGCCTCCGCACTCACCTCGAACATGATCTGGGTCCCCGGCTGAACGGTGAGGTCACGGTCTGGCGGCCTGAGACGCTCGAGCGATCCGGCAGAACTTCCCGCGTCGTCTCCGTCCGTTCCCGACGTGTCGCCTCGTTCGTCCGTTTCTTCCGTCTCGTTCGCACGTCCGCTCCAGGGTGGCCACCACTCACCTAACAGCGGCGACAGAATCGGTGTCACACCGATGCCGAACAGTACAGTTCTTCGGCTGTCGGAAACACGTTCTGCCGAATCTGAGCCGTCATCCCCATCACTCGAGGCGCTTCCCCCATCGTCTCGGCCTGTTAACCCACTCATAGTGTACGTGCCAGAAATGTGGTAAAATAGTTCACACAATGGAATCTGATAGTAACACATCACATTCTATTGCGATTTCGAGCACGTAGCATTTCACGCGCGAGGAACCCGTTCGGTGGAAAAATGGTTGTCGAAACAGTGAACGTTGGTGGGTATGAACCGGCGACATCTCCGCCACGTTTTCAAGAGTTCCCGCTGGTGCGTTCCTTGCAGCCGATGGTCCGTCGGTATAAGCGGGTGGCCGTCGTCGTCTCCGTATGGACGTTGGACTCACCGTCGGCGACTCGCTGGATCGACTCGAGGCGACGCTCGATGGGTTCGACCTGGCGGAGCTATCGATCGGCGAGTCGGCTGGCACCGACGACTTCGATACGACTCGCCTCGAGGAGGCACTGACAACAGCCAATGCCGACCTGTGCGTCCACCTTCCGTACGATCAGGTCGTCGTCACGCCGGTTCCGGAACTCAACGACGCGATTAGTGCGTACCTGAGTCGGCTCCTCGCGTGGGCCGGTTCCGTCGGCGCACAGAAGGCGGTGATACACGCGACAGCCAGAAACCCACACGACACGTCACTGCGTCCGCTGTTCACCTCCCAGCTTACCGAAATCGGTGCCGCAGCGGATGAGGCTGGGATCGAGTTAGTCCTCGAGAACGTCGGTCACCAGCGCCGGGGCTATCCCCTGTCGGTGGTCGGCAAACTGGCTCGCGAGGCGGACACCGCGGTCTGCTTCGACGTGGGTCACGCGTACATGGAAGACGGACACGACGGAATCGAGCGATTCCTCTCGAGCTACGGCGACCTCGTCTCACACGTGCACGTCCACGACGTCCGGTCGCGTGGCGATACCCACCTGCCGATCGGAGCTGGTGAAATCGACTACGACCTCGTTGGGTCACACCTCAGGGACTTCGACGGAACCGTCGCCGTCGAGGTATTCACGGACGACGAGGTGTTGCTTCGGGACAGTGCACGGCGAGCGAGCGCCGCCCTCGGAGCGACTGGTGCCGACAGCTGACCTGGGCTGTGGGCTCGTCGTGTAAGTGCCGGTCAGGGCGTTTGCCTACCGGACGACGACGACCGGAACGTCGGCGCGCCTGACGACGAGTTCGGCCGTGCTCCCGAGTCGAACGTCGACGGCGTCGTTGCGACCGCGATTCCCGACGACGATCCCGTCGATTCCGGCGTCTGCGGCGTACGCGACGATCGTCGGTGCCGGCGTGCCGACCGCGGTGTCGGTTTCGATCCGGGTGTCACCCGTCTCGAGACCCTCGAGCGCGGCCTCGAAGAGTTCGTGTGCGTCCTCGCGGTGTTCCTCGAGCCACGCTTCGGACAAGGGTGCCAACGCGTCGGTCGCATCCGGGGTTACGGCGAACGGGT is a window of Natronorubrum sediminis DNA encoding:
- a CDS encoding SDR family oxidoreductase, with translation MTSLLSEKTAIVTGASSGIGRSIARTFAEHGADVVVADVREEPREGGSPTHELIERDTDASATYVDCDVSSLDDLEAMIDEADRFGGVDVLVNNAGIFRPEEYLEVTPDDYETLMDVNVKGTFFGSQLAAERMIENDGGRIINVSSTAGLVGNGGYVTYCVSKGALRLLTYALAHRLGPEGIHVNVIHPGGVETSMMEDAQMGPEALGEFVQAIPTRRIGEPDDIAGAALFLASDLASYVNGESLVVDGGYTHTG
- a CDS encoding universal stress protein; this translates as MGQSILVAHDGSTHAQDAFEYALETYPDAELVLFHAIDPFAVTPDATDALAPLSEAWLEEHREDAHELFEAALEGLETGDTRIETDTAVGTPAPTIVAYAADAGIDGIVVGNRGRNDAVDVRLGSTAELVVRRADVPVVVVR
- a CDS encoding glycosyltransferase, translated to MHAPSLPDRTIDAYTDVTGPDRLERLGSLADTLADDRILHINSTATGGGVAELLRSIVPLCNDLEIDTDWLVMDADDDFFEVTKAMHNALQGNSLPLTEAMKAIYRAVNEENAIELEDEDAYDLVVIHDPQPLGMLEHFEETMPEAAIVWRCHIDLTDPAPEYLAFVSEYTARVDHAIFSRSSYVGETAVPETSIIYPSIDPVTEKNRSLDAEAVADVSDRLDPLSFEDPLVTQISRFDPWKDQFGTLEAYRRASEDVSDLQLALVGGMAGDDPEGLELYEQVAEEATADPNVHVLTDLPDTGVNVLQRESDVVVQKSLREGFGLVVSEALWKRTPVVGSNVGGIPLQIVDGETGYLVDPDDAIGAGERVVDLLEDDGRRAKFGENAREHVRKQFLLPRQLVELLDVLADELDHGQ
- a CDS encoding sugar phosphate isomerase/epimerase family protein, which produces MDVGLTVGDSLDRLEATLDGFDLAELSIGESAGTDDFDTTRLEEALTTANADLCVHLPYDQVVVTPVPELNDAISAYLSRLLAWAGSVGAQKAVIHATARNPHDTSLRPLFTSQLTEIGAAADEAGIELVLENVGHQRRGYPLSVVGKLAREADTAVCFDVGHAYMEDGHDGIERFLSSYGDLVSHVHVHDVRSRGDTHLPIGAGEIDYDLVGSHLRDFDGTVAVEVFTDDEVLLRDSARRASAALGATGADS
- a CDS encoding asparaginase, with protein sequence MTQVRVLSTGGTIASTSGPDGATPSKDGGDLIGAVPELEGVADIDVESVSDELSFHLSVSDVASLVKSVEAAATDGVDGVVVTHGTDTMEESAYYLDLVTDAQIPIVFTGAQRPADHPSADGFANLLQAVRVAADERFREGAYIAFADLVHAARWVTKARAGRPDAYASPAGGPVAEISADGIGLRREPGSESVSLPSTDMTARVDVIPSGLGVDSRQLERAVANDVDGLVLAGSGIGNTTPEIGNAVADAVDAGIPVVVSTRCHDGAVAARYGGPGGSRTLREHGTIPAGELPPWKARIKLGLALSAYDDPEDVRSAFERQRGVSTTE